From the Deinococcus aquaticus genome, one window contains:
- a CDS encoding diguanylate cyclase domain-containing protein codes for MTLSQSLRDELTSLHLRAQFQRDLNILVAAGHCTLLLCDLDHLKTLNDTFGHAAGDEALRAVGLTLRAYLPQGWEAYRLGGDEFAVLASAGGDVVARWSLDLLGTLRQRPRSLRLSMGLATLGEKGVQTADSLRERADARMYSAKRLGRAQLVTSDIRHPFALQDHRLLDRDNELQAVTAFLRSAFLKGGRLRVHAPAGCGLTRFLGHADVVGRHLGYRTLSVSGSPASAQRELGAWASAGLDGSPTDAGPVELAAALKQERGRPLLLILDRPEHFDPATTLQLQPLLEEARTVITGFNEDAGKVQLGETLNLPPLSTETLKAVAASLSPEPLPESVLAWLGQQAQGCPGDLQRWLDALLLEAQLRLLSPAELLAQDDGPQAVTALLPRLYLPSLPPMTGRQDVMREAVRALHSWPVLTLTGPPGRGRTRLARQLLMELQGRLPGGVAALSLQGTHSPGAALARLGEALSGEVVPNADEQLVGRLLARRPILLLIDDVTPDILGAPQLARLIALAPMSRLILTGDAPLNIPQERHLPLAPLTGSQVRGALLSAAGLPATADHPPLDALCAWVQGEPEQLTAAQATLRTLGWPAGAEYLLRQSVQAGHRWAQFGTHERRILTALGGCGAPFSLSLARQLTGASPFMLRALVDQHVLLPVSTGLYALSAGLQTHAQRAVRRAPARHRELTGATLSYAAALVGDAPPGSVTWFQQLDSSWPELRPLLGGLLGSGRADAHRLARLLVTVTPYRAARGQLHDARDELSRALQLSVGDGRAELHVALAGVLQHLGAHAEAEAHADRARRQARTDRLPEVAVRAGLIRARILHRRSQYVQSRQLFQRLQAQVGGHPPELRVMALDGVARSSVFLGDLEVAAAHAQAARTLAAPLSLPLLLADTLNTSALIASETRDLGQAETLFTQALDLHGQVHHHHGITLNLTGLAWNALLAGEFARCAALSRRVLRRAEDSAQRWEIGNALLNLGHAQLAGDLPGNPQDLFRQAREIARQCDAPSLEAEAIGGEAAYLARHGQRAQAQARLHEALAHPGMSAEARAFFAPLIEDLTAAG; via the coding sequence GTGACCCTCTCCCAGTCCCTGCGTGACGAACTGACCAGTCTGCACCTGCGGGCCCAGTTTCAACGGGACCTGAATATCCTCGTGGCGGCAGGTCACTGCACCCTGCTGCTGTGTGACCTTGATCACCTCAAAACCCTGAACGACACCTTCGGACACGCCGCGGGCGATGAGGCGCTGCGTGCCGTGGGCCTGACCCTGCGGGCGTACCTGCCGCAGGGCTGGGAAGCGTACCGGCTGGGCGGTGACGAGTTCGCGGTTCTGGCCAGCGCCGGCGGCGACGTCGTGGCCCGCTGGTCGCTGGACCTGCTGGGCACCCTCCGGCAACGGCCGCGCAGCCTGCGGCTGAGTATGGGACTGGCCACCCTGGGTGAGAAAGGCGTGCAGACCGCCGACAGTCTGCGTGAACGCGCCGACGCCCGGATGTACAGCGCCAAACGCCTGGGCCGCGCTCAACTGGTCACCAGCGACATCCGCCACCCTTTTGCGCTGCAGGACCACCGGCTTCTGGACCGTGACAACGAACTGCAGGCCGTCACGGCCTTCCTGCGCAGCGCCTTCCTGAAAGGCGGGCGGCTGCGGGTACACGCCCCGGCCGGCTGCGGCCTGACCCGGTTCCTGGGGCACGCGGACGTGGTCGGGCGGCACCTGGGCTACCGCACCCTGAGCGTGAGCGGATCGCCGGCCAGTGCGCAGCGTGAACTGGGCGCGTGGGCCAGCGCCGGCCTGGACGGTTCACCCACCGACGCCGGACCGGTTGAACTGGCCGCCGCCCTGAAACAGGAGCGCGGCCGTCCGCTGCTGCTGATCCTGGACCGCCCTGAACACTTCGATCCGGCCACCACGCTGCAACTGCAGCCCCTGCTGGAAGAAGCCCGGACAGTCATCACCGGCTTCAACGAGGACGCCGGAAAGGTGCAGCTCGGCGAGACCCTGAACCTGCCGCCGCTGAGCACCGAGACCCTCAAGGCCGTGGCGGCCAGCCTCTCGCCCGAACCGCTGCCTGAGAGCGTGCTGGCGTGGCTGGGACAGCAGGCCCAGGGTTGCCCGGGCGACCTGCAGCGCTGGCTGGACGCCCTGCTGCTCGAGGCGCAGCTGCGCCTGCTCAGTCCGGCGGAACTGCTGGCCCAGGACGACGGCCCGCAGGCCGTCACGGCGCTGCTGCCGCGACTGTATCTGCCCAGCCTGCCACCGATGACCGGGCGGCAGGATGTCATGCGTGAAGCGGTGCGGGCGCTGCACTCCTGGCCGGTCCTGACCCTGACCGGTCCGCCCGGACGGGGCCGCACCCGACTGGCCCGGCAACTGCTGATGGAACTTCAGGGCCGCCTGCCCGGCGGTGTGGCCGCGCTGTCCCTGCAGGGCACGCACAGTCCTGGCGCGGCGCTGGCCCGCCTGGGTGAGGCGCTGTCAGGTGAGGTCGTCCCGAACGCCGACGAGCAACTGGTGGGCCGCCTGCTGGCCCGCCGCCCCATCCTGCTGCTGATCGATGACGTGACCCCGGACATCCTGGGCGCGCCGCAACTGGCCCGGCTGATCGCCCTGGCCCCCATGAGCCGCCTGATCCTGACCGGCGACGCCCCCCTGAACATTCCGCAGGAGCGTCACCTGCCCCTGGCCCCGCTGACCGGTTCGCAGGTGCGGGGCGCGCTGCTCAGCGCCGCCGGCCTGCCGGCGACCGCCGACCACCCGCCCCTGGACGCGCTGTGCGCCTGGGTACAGGGCGAACCCGAACAGCTGACGGCCGCGCAGGCCACCCTGCGGACCCTGGGCTGGCCGGCCGGCGCGGAGTACCTGCTCAGGCAGTCGGTGCAGGCCGGGCACCGCTGGGCGCAGTTCGGAACCCATGAACGCCGGATCCTGACGGCCCTGGGAGGCTGCGGCGCGCCGTTCAGTCTGAGTCTGGCCCGGCAACTGACGGGCGCCTCTCCGTTCATGCTGCGCGCGCTCGTCGATCAGCACGTCCTGCTGCCTGTCAGCACGGGACTGTACGCCCTGAGCGCCGGACTTCAGACGCACGCGCAGCGTGCCGTGCGCCGTGCGCCCGCCCGGCACCGTGAACTGACCGGCGCGACCCTGTCGTACGCCGCGGCGCTCGTGGGAGACGCCCCGCCGGGCAGCGTGACGTGGTTTCAGCAGCTGGACAGCTCCTGGCCGGAACTGCGGCCCCTGCTCGGCGGTCTGCTGGGTTCCGGCCGGGCCGATGCCCACCGACTGGCCCGGTTACTGGTGACGGTCACGCCGTACCGCGCGGCGCGCGGGCAACTGCACGACGCGCGGGACGAACTGAGCCGCGCGCTGCAACTGTCAGTCGGCGATGGGCGTGCCGAACTGCACGTGGCGCTGGCCGGCGTGCTGCAACACCTGGGCGCCCACGCTGAAGCCGAGGCGCATGCCGACCGGGCGCGGCGGCAGGCCCGCACGGACCGTCTGCCCGAGGTCGCGGTGCGGGCCGGGCTGATCCGCGCCCGGATCCTACACCGCCGCAGTCAGTACGTGCAGAGCCGCCAGCTGTTCCAGAGACTTCAGGCGCAGGTCGGCGGACACCCGCCGGAACTGCGGGTCATGGCGCTGGACGGTGTGGCCCGCAGCAGCGTCTTCCTGGGTGACCTGGAAGTCGCCGCCGCGCACGCCCAGGCCGCCCGGACGCTCGCCGCGCCGCTGTCACTGCCGCTCCTGCTGGCCGACACGCTGAACACCTCGGCCCTGATCGCCTCGGAAACGCGCGACCTGGGACAGGCCGAGACCCTGTTCACGCAGGCCCTGGACCTGCACGGGCAGGTTCACCACCATCACGGCATCACCCTGAACCTCACGGGACTGGCCTGGAACGCACTGCTGGCGGGTGAATTCGCCCGCTGCGCTGCCCTGAGCCGCCGGGTGCTGCGCCGCGCCGAGGATTCAGCGCAGCGCTGGGAGATCGGGAACGCGCTGCTGAACCTGGGGCACGCGCAACTGGCGGGCGACCTGCCGGGCAACCCGCAGGACCTGTTCAGGCAGGCGCGCGAGATTGCCCGGCAGTGCGACGCGCCGTCCCTGGAAGCCGAAGCGATCGGGGGAGAGGCCGCGTACCTCGCCCGCCACGGGCAGCGGGCGCAGGCGCAGGCGCGGCTGCACGAGGCGCTGGCGCATCCCGGCATGAGCGCAGAGGCCCGCGCGTTCTTCGCGCCGCTGATCGAGGACCTGACCGCGGCCGGCTGA
- a CDS encoding EAL domain-containing protein: protein MRGSALRGDPLSAPNSAGGPPSRLATLAGLSHPEAARLAVDPAGTLRYVEAGAQQILEVDLTTGTSLASVFPGNAAWQQATGALLAGTVAGVHDLPLPGRGTVQVDSVPPPAPGDLPADAPGDGNLRWFSVRHAGLSRLPGRLPDLLLRMYAAPDMDSALETVLSTLQEDVYGILMSLHDPQDDTLVLRYRVNFDPATLTPYARVPVTSDLPAAEVFRSGQVMTLTREECRRYPGLQLAPLTQRIVMLPLHTATRRVGVMMLSLRHARVLEPGVITYLHLLAQHCAAAAERAQLFSEVRRAEQQYRTLVEASHSLVWETDADFRVHTHLPDWEAFSGQTFAEYRGMGYLQALPPDSRERYLRVCEQARHDRQPLRFELAARTAAGEVVQCLVQAAPILNDDGNVLSWVGTMNDVTAERLLLRRQSITQQVLQQLGSASQPAQTYDVVLRAAMAATDGRSGVLVARYDNEAAAVVSSAQWPFPELNPQLLTHLNDSEWEWTLQQTGPVWLREPAPTPPGPHGPQGDQPAVLLIPLRADGSFRAVLALDQRDRDLTPDQLDHLRWIQPHLGQAAQRALLLQTLQRREEQSRAILEAVEEALVLCLPDGTPLQANRTTLESVGLTDLTGLPSLTDPIWALRSMSGELLDVREYPISQAAQTGQTIRNAQATYRLANGEQRVVIMNAVPWSENGDLRGVIVTTRDITEGHQLRLALEQQAQQDELTGLGNRRAFNQALQQLTQAGQGGGIMLLDIDRFKHVNDTHGHHTGDALLNVTAGRLRTLIPPPQVVTRLAGDEFGVVLTGYTGTQAAALADALLNALQQPVVLNGVHLYPRISLGLSVHENAGGSVSEWFKEVDLALHEAKRQGRARWCPYTPDLAQRHARLAAIEERLRTALDTRSLQVHYQPVARAGQTCWQRFEALARWHDPQLGSVSPAEFIPVAETSGLISELGRQIMKRALRQAAVWSQQTRQRVTMHVNVSAGQLQAGDLPAQVGAALQETGCVPSQLVVELTESEAVVATPPVIRQLNALRTMGVRIALDDFGTGHSSLSVLEQLPVDSIKIDRSFVRNIDVTQRRQALLGAILKMTTELETELVVEGVETQNEHSVLDRLGVEFMQGYLLCRPREAARFQVAADRSGLILTPPES from the coding sequence GTGCGCGGCTCCGCCCTCAGGGGCGACCCGCTGAGTGCCCCGAATTCAGCGGGCGGCCCGCCCTCCCGGCTGGCCACGCTGGCGGGCCTCAGCCATCCGGAGGCGGCCCGGCTGGCAGTGGACCCGGCCGGAACACTGCGGTACGTGGAGGCCGGCGCACAGCAGATTCTGGAAGTCGACCTGACGACCGGCACTTCCCTGGCCAGCGTTTTTCCGGGAAACGCGGCCTGGCAGCAGGCGACCGGCGCGCTGCTGGCCGGAACAGTGGCGGGCGTTCATGACCTGCCACTGCCGGGCCGGGGCACCGTTCAGGTGGACAGCGTGCCGCCTCCCGCTCCCGGTGACCTGCCGGCCGACGCTCCCGGCGACGGGAACCTGCGGTGGTTCAGCGTCCGCCACGCCGGTCTGTCACGCCTGCCCGGGCGGCTGCCGGACCTGCTGCTGCGCATGTACGCCGCGCCCGACATGGACAGCGCGCTGGAAACGGTGCTATCCACACTGCAAGAAGACGTGTACGGCATCCTGATGTCCCTGCACGACCCGCAGGACGACACCCTGGTGCTGCGCTACCGCGTGAACTTCGACCCCGCCACCCTGACGCCGTACGCGCGGGTGCCGGTCACATCCGACCTGCCCGCCGCCGAGGTGTTCCGCAGCGGGCAGGTCATGACCCTGACCCGCGAGGAATGCCGGCGGTACCCGGGCCTGCAACTCGCGCCGCTGACGCAGCGGATCGTGATGCTCCCCCTGCACACCGCCACGCGCCGGGTAGGCGTGATGATGCTCAGCCTGCGGCACGCACGGGTGCTGGAACCCGGCGTGATCACGTACCTGCACCTGCTGGCGCAGCACTGCGCGGCCGCCGCCGAACGCGCGCAGCTGTTCAGCGAGGTACGGCGCGCCGAGCAGCAGTACCGCACGCTGGTGGAAGCCAGTCACTCGCTGGTGTGGGAAACCGACGCGGACTTCCGGGTCCATACGCACCTGCCCGACTGGGAGGCCTTCTCGGGTCAGACGTTCGCGGAGTACCGGGGTATGGGGTACCTGCAGGCACTCCCGCCAGACTCCCGTGAACGGTACCTGCGTGTGTGCGAGCAGGCCAGGCACGACCGGCAGCCGCTGCGTTTCGAGCTGGCGGCGCGCACCGCCGCCGGAGAGGTGGTGCAGTGTCTGGTGCAGGCCGCGCCCATCCTGAATGACGACGGCAACGTCCTGAGCTGGGTGGGAACCATGAACGACGTGACCGCAGAGCGCCTCCTGCTCAGGCGGCAGTCCATCACGCAGCAGGTCCTGCAGCAGCTGGGCAGCGCCTCTCAACCCGCCCAGACGTACGACGTGGTGCTGCGGGCCGCCATGGCCGCCACCGACGGCCGCAGCGGGGTGCTGGTGGCCCGCTACGACAACGAAGCGGCCGCCGTGGTCAGCAGCGCCCAGTGGCCCTTCCCTGAACTGAATCCGCAGCTGCTGACGCACCTGAACGACAGCGAATGGGAGTGGACGCTCCAGCAGACCGGACCCGTCTGGTTAAGGGAACCGGCACCCACGCCCCCCGGACCCCACGGCCCGCAGGGGGACCAGCCGGCCGTCCTGCTGATCCCCCTGCGGGCCGACGGGAGTTTCCGGGCAGTCCTGGCACTGGATCAGCGTGACCGTGACCTGACGCCCGATCAGCTCGATCACCTGCGCTGGATTCAGCCGCATCTGGGGCAGGCCGCGCAGCGGGCACTGCTCCTGCAGACCCTGCAACGCCGTGAGGAGCAGAGCCGCGCCATCCTCGAAGCGGTGGAAGAGGCGTTGGTGTTGTGCCTCCCGGACGGCACGCCCCTGCAGGCCAACCGCACCACCCTCGAATCGGTCGGGCTGACGGACCTGACCGGGCTGCCCAGCCTGACCGATCCCATCTGGGCGCTACGGTCGATGTCCGGGGAGCTGCTGGACGTCCGTGAGTACCCCATTTCACAGGCGGCGCAGACCGGTCAGACCATCCGGAACGCGCAGGCCACCTACCGCCTCGCAAACGGAGAACAGCGCGTTGTGATCATGAACGCCGTGCCGTGGTCCGAGAACGGCGATCTGCGCGGCGTGATCGTGACCACGCGCGACATCACTGAAGGCCACCAGCTGCGGCTGGCGCTGGAACAGCAGGCGCAGCAGGACGAGTTGACCGGACTGGGCAACCGCCGCGCCTTCAATCAGGCGCTCCAGCAGCTGACCCAGGCCGGGCAGGGCGGAGGAATCATGCTGCTGGATATCGACCGATTCAAGCACGTGAACGACACGCACGGGCACCACACGGGCGACGCCCTGCTGAACGTCACAGCCGGAAGACTGCGGACCCTGATCCCCCCGCCGCAGGTGGTCACGCGCCTCGCCGGAGACGAATTCGGGGTGGTCCTGACCGGTTACACCGGCACCCAGGCCGCCGCGCTGGCCGACGCCCTGCTGAACGCGCTGCAGCAACCTGTCGTCCTGAACGGTGTCCACCTGTACCCCCGCATTTCGCTGGGCCTGAGCGTGCACGAAAACGCGGGCGGCAGCGTCAGCGAGTGGTTCAAGGAGGTCGATCTGGCACTCCACGAAGCCAAACGGCAGGGCCGCGCCCGCTGGTGTCCGTACACACCGGACCTCGCGCAGCGGCACGCGAGGCTGGCCGCCATCGAGGAGCGCCTGCGGACCGCGCTGGACACCCGCTCCCTGCAGGTGCACTACCAGCCGGTCGCGAGGGCCGGTCAGACCTGCTGGCAGCGGTTCGAGGCGCTGGCCCGCTGGCACGACCCGCAACTGGGCTCCGTGTCCCCGGCTGAATTCATTCCCGTCGCCGAGACCTCCGGTCTGATCAGCGAACTGGGCCGCCAGATCATGAAGCGGGCGCTGCGGCAGGCGGCCGTGTGGAGCCAGCAGACACGCCAACGCGTGACCATGCACGTGAACGTCAGCGCCGGGCAACTTCAGGCCGGGGACCTGCCGGCGCAGGTCGGGGCGGCCCTCCAGGAAACCGGCTGCGTTCCCTCCCAGCTGGTGGTGGAACTCACGGAATCCGAGGCGGTCGTGGCGACCCCACCCGTCATCCGGCAGCTGAACGCCCTGCGCACCATGGGAGTCCGGATTGCCCTGGACGACTTCGGGACCGGGCACTCCAGTCTGTCCGTACTGGAACAACTGCCCGTGGATTCCATCAAGATCGACCGCTCATTCGTGCGGAACATCGACGTCACGCAGCGCCGGCAGGCCCTGCTGGGAGCCATCCTGAAAATGACCACCGAGCTGGAAACGGAACTGGTGGTCGAGGGGGTCGAAACGCAGAACGAACACAGCGTCCTGGACCGGCTGGGCGTGGAATTCATGCAGGGCTACCTGCTGTGCCGCCCGCGCGAAGCCGCGCGCTTTCAGGTAGCGGCAGACCGCAGCGGGCTGATCCTGACCCCACCGGAGTCCTGA
- a CDS encoding ParB/RepB/Spo0J family partition protein, giving the protein MTRKARPVVGSRLSGLVAGIDTLAQPATTSLSTALLDPGEFQPRYYFNPDALDDLTRSVREQGVLQPLLVRPTPGGRYEIVAGERRWRAARQAGLSEVPVLIRTLTDSEARLAAAVENLQREDLNVMEEVRAKLQVAAVTLGIREDAAVARMFALDRHAGSEPALVEKLDAAFGALGRESWRSFIRNRAALLNLPEDLQEAVRTGLDYRKALVIGRAATADLRAQLLDAAASGATVAQLRQLLNGPSLPAPDVFDTVARQLRDRKGLARLEPRQRARAEKLLQQLSDLLSGQPED; this is encoded by the coding sequence ATGACCCGCAAGGCGCGGCCGGTCGTCGGCTCACGCCTGAGCGGACTGGTGGCCGGCATAGACACCCTGGCGCAACCGGCCACCACCAGCCTCAGCACCGCCCTGCTGGACCCGGGTGAATTTCAGCCGCGCTACTACTTCAACCCCGACGCGCTGGACGACCTGACCCGCAGCGTCCGCGAGCAGGGCGTGCTGCAACCCCTGCTGGTGCGTCCCACACCCGGCGGACGCTACGAGATCGTGGCCGGGGAACGCCGGTGGCGGGCCGCGCGGCAGGCCGGCCTGAGCGAGGTGCCGGTCCTGATCCGCACCCTCACGGACAGTGAAGCGCGACTGGCCGCGGCGGTCGAGAACCTGCAACGCGAGGACCTGAACGTCATGGAAGAAGTCCGCGCGAAACTGCAGGTGGCCGCCGTGACCCTGGGCATCCGCGAGGACGCCGCCGTGGCACGAATGTTCGCGCTGGACCGGCACGCGGGGAGCGAACCGGCACTGGTTGAGAAACTCGACGCGGCGTTCGGGGCGCTCGGGCGGGAATCGTGGCGCAGTTTCATCCGTAACCGCGCGGCCCTGCTGAACCTCCCCGAGGACCTTCAGGAAGCGGTGAGGACCGGCCTGGATTACCGCAAGGCGCTGGTGATCGGCCGCGCCGCCACTGCCGACCTGCGGGCGCAGCTGCTCGACGCTGCTGCCAGTGGCGCCACGGTCGCGCAGTTGCGTCAATTGCTGAACGGGCCGTCGCTGCCGGCTCCGGACGTGTTCGATACCGTGGCCCGCCAGTTACGTGACCGCAAGGGACTGGCCAGGCTGGAACCCCGGCAGCGTGCCAGGGCCGAGAAGCTGCTGCAGCAACTCAGCGACCTGCTGTCCGGCCAGCCCGAGGACTGA
- a CDS encoding ParA family protein — protein MRTLTLFNHAGGVMKSSLTRDVGYTLAEAGQRVLLVDLDPQANLTDWLGVTGVTRDQTVYNTATRGDPLPSPIHVHGLDLIPSDVSLALAEGQMMGVVGAHLHLRQALSEWKERYDAVLIDSPPSLGQLSILGALAADHLIVPVPTRQKGMNALAGLGEAMATYRKLRPDLTVALYVPTLYDARRSHDREAYAALKELLNPLASPIADRGAVWNDSASAGQPVGVYAPGSPVHRDVLRATAEIAQAAGLKVQIAGAQA, from the coding sequence ATGCGCACCCTGACGCTCTTCAACCACGCCGGTGGGGTCATGAAATCCAGCCTGACCCGCGATGTCGGCTACACACTCGCTGAAGCCGGGCAGCGTGTCCTGCTGGTCGATCTGGACCCCCAGGCCAACCTGACCGACTGGCTGGGCGTGACCGGCGTCACGCGTGACCAGACCGTCTACAACACCGCCACACGCGGCGATCCCCTCCCCTCCCCCATTCACGTTCACGGGCTGGACCTGATTCCCAGTGACGTCTCGCTGGCCCTGGCTGAGGGCCAGATGATGGGTGTGGTCGGCGCGCACCTGCACCTGCGGCAGGCCCTCTCCGAGTGGAAGGAGCGCTACGACGCCGTGTTGATCGACAGCCCACCCAGCCTGGGGCAACTGTCCATCCTGGGAGCCCTGGCGGCCGATCACCTGATCGTGCCGGTTCCCACCCGTCAGAAAGGCATGAACGCCCTGGCAGGACTGGGCGAGGCGATGGCCACCTACCGCAAGCTCCGCCCGGACCTGACGGTCGCGCTGTACGTGCCGACCCTGTACGACGCGCGCCGCTCGCACGACCGCGAAGCCTACGCGGCCCTCAAGGAACTCCTGAACCCGCTGGCCAGTCCCATCGCGGACCGGGGCGCCGTCTGGAACGACAGCGCCAGTGCCGGGCAGCCCGTCGGCGTGTACGCCCCCGGGTCTCCCGTGCACCGGGACGTGCTGCGGGCCACTGCCGAGATCGCGCAGGCCGCCGGACTGAAGGTGCAGATCGCGGGAGCGCAGGCATGA
- a CDS encoding replication initiator protein A produces the protein MADKGIKRFDELNIARLSLISVQERIPANYRDWSVELEDGDRRYRVTCQALPEYGVPHGIDTDISAALVNLYIDQGSPADGAVTCTPYQLLQMAGLDTSGRYYTSLDESLKRLTTTTYFISEGWRDHPRGRWTNVNFRYIDRIEFTSGEAEKLDASSVLRITLPQEISRSVRAGYIKSLDLSFMQTLKRPPTRALYRLLDAQRRDPENPDAVAMAYQVGLMEWAEACKIVTDRPSMAQRTLDAAHEELIEKGFLKNVEYLGRGKKKMLQYTFGEAFIPPDPALLQELADLGVTQTRALQLVREHGEQTVDDAVVRCKAILAAGYKPRSKPAFFVDVLKNPGKYQLPEGVSEARKATAKGQQGKARGSGQPSLFEAPLRPSEEEVDADALLRAQPREKQVEEVMRTLTFLLRNDLKLQELDTLRLALDEGLEDPLEIKAWAIKGISGGQKSTVVRDLRTRLGVKLQALRDQPLTSGR, from the coding sequence GTGGCCGACAAGGGAATCAAACGCTTTGACGAACTCAACATCGCCCGGTTGAGTCTGATCAGCGTGCAGGAACGAATCCCTGCGAACTACCGCGACTGGAGCGTCGAACTCGAAGACGGGGACCGCCGCTACCGGGTCACCTGCCAGGCCCTGCCCGAATACGGTGTTCCGCACGGGATCGACACCGATATCAGCGCTGCGCTGGTCAACCTGTACATCGACCAGGGTTCCCCGGCTGATGGAGCCGTGACCTGCACGCCGTACCAGCTGCTGCAGATGGCCGGGCTGGACACCAGCGGTCGGTACTACACCTCGCTGGATGAAAGCCTCAAACGCCTGACCACCACGACTTATTTCATCTCGGAAGGGTGGCGTGACCACCCACGCGGCCGCTGGACGAACGTGAATTTCCGGTACATCGACCGCATTGAGTTCACTTCCGGCGAGGCGGAAAAGCTCGACGCGTCCAGCGTGCTGCGGATCACGTTGCCGCAGGAAATCTCGCGCAGCGTGCGCGCCGGATACATCAAATCACTGGATCTGTCGTTCATGCAGACCCTCAAACGGCCCCCCACCCGGGCGCTGTACCGCCTGCTTGACGCGCAGCGCCGGGATCCGGAGAACCCGGACGCGGTGGCCATGGCGTACCAGGTGGGCCTGATGGAGTGGGCCGAGGCCTGCAAGATCGTGACGGACCGTCCCAGCATGGCGCAGCGAACGCTGGACGCCGCGCACGAGGAACTGATCGAGAAAGGCTTCCTGAAGAACGTCGAGTACCTGGGTCGCGGCAAGAAAAAGATGCTCCAGTACACCTTCGGCGAGGCGTTCATCCCGCCGGATCCGGCGCTGCTGCAGGAACTCGCGGACCTGGGTGTCACCCAGACCCGCGCGCTGCAGCTGGTCCGCGAACACGGTGAGCAGACCGTGGACGACGCGGTGGTGCGCTGCAAGGCGATCCTGGCCGCCGGGTACAAGCCGCGCTCGAAACCGGCTTTCTTCGTGGACGTTTTGAAGAATCCCGGCAAGTACCAGTTGCCCGAAGGGGTCTCCGAGGCGCGGAAAGCCACCGCCAAGGGACAGCAGGGCAAGGCGCGGGGATCGGGTCAACCCAGCCTGTTCGAGGCACCTTTACGGCCTTCTGAGGAGGAAGTGGATGCGGACGCCCTGTTACGGGCTCAGCCGCGCGAGAAACAGGTCGAGGAAGTCATGCGCACCCTGACCTTCCTGCTGCGCAACGACCTGAAACTTCAGGAACTCGATACGCTGCGTCTGGCACTCGACGAGGGGCTCGAAGATCCGCTGGAAATCAAGGCCTGGGCCATCAAGGGCATCAGCGGCGGCCAGAAAAGCACCGTCGTGCGTGACCTGCGGACCCGTCTCGGGGTCAAGTTACAGGCCCTCAGGGACCAGCCGTTGACTTCTGGCCGTTGA
- a CDS encoding ABC transporter substrate-binding protein: MGATQGASATTYPLTVTDDLGRRVTLNAAPRRVVSMLPSHTETLIAIGAGAQLIAVDRFSNYPKAAVDRLPKVGSAYQPNLEAILALKPDLVLADESSGSRLTEKLAQAGLTVYGGTGQTFNEVFEKIAVIGKLTNHEAGATRLTTSMRAELNTLQASVLRLPKVSTYYEIDPSPYSVGPDSFIGTLIARAGGQTIVPAALGDFPKLDPELIVQRNPQVMIGLSLDDARRRPGWAGLQAVKAGRVFAPTPEERDALSRPGPRLPDALRALIRFIHPEALK; this comes from the coding sequence ATGGGTGCCACGCAGGGCGCCTCGGCCACCACCTACCCGCTGACCGTCACCGACGACCTGGGCCGCCGCGTCACGCTGAACGCCGCGCCGCGCCGCGTCGTGTCCATGCTGCCCAGCCACACTGAAACGCTGATCGCCATCGGCGCGGGCGCGCAACTGATCGCGGTTGACCGCTTCAGCAACTACCCGAAAGCCGCCGTGGACAGGCTTCCGAAGGTCGGCAGCGCCTACCAGCCGAACCTCGAGGCGATCCTGGCCCTGAAACCCGATCTGGTGCTGGCCGACGAGTCCAGCGGGTCGCGCCTGACCGAGAAGCTCGCGCAGGCGGGCCTGACCGTGTACGGCGGCACCGGACAGACCTTCAATGAGGTGTTCGAGAAGATCGCCGTGATCGGCAAACTGACCAACCACGAGGCCGGAGCCACGCGGCTGACCACGTCCATGCGCGCCGAGCTGAACACCCTGCAGGCCAGCGTGCTGCGCCTTCCGAAGGTCAGCACCTACTACGAGATTGACCCCAGCCCGTACTCGGTCGGGCCAGACTCGTTCATCGGGACGCTGATCGCCAGGGCGGGCGGGCAGACCATCGTGCCAGCCGCGCTGGGCGACTTCCCGAAACTCGACCCGGAGCTGATCGTGCAGCGCAACCCGCAGGTGATGATCGGCCTGAGCCTGGATGACGCCCGTCGGCGTCCCGGCTGGGCCGGACTGCAGGCCGTGAAGGCGGGGCGGGTCTTTGCCCCCACGCCCGAGGAACGCGACGCCCTGAGCCGTCCGGGGCCGCGCCTGCCGGACGCGCTGCGCGCCCTGATCCGCTTCATTCACCCGGAGGCCCTGAAGTGA